The following proteins are encoded in a genomic region of Maribacter hydrothermalis:
- a CDS encoding cation:proton antiporter, translating into MIELAGIIILGILAQWVAWRLKLPAILPLILIGLLVGPLSTLYTEDGSKIIEPIWNGTKGLFPGESLYYFVSLAISIILFEGGLTLKRSEISSIGPVITKLITLGSLTTFFGAAIAAYFLFGLSWQLCFLFSALIIVTGPTVITPILRNIPLKKDISAILKWEGILIDPIGALAAVLVYEFISVGEGQAYTMTALIEFAKILLFGFTFGFTFAHGLTFLIKKNFIPHYLLNVVSLSVVLGVFVMSDVFAHESGLLAVVVMGMVMGNTNLPNIKELLYFKESLSILLISILFILLAANINIADLELILTWKTIALFLSIVLLIRPLGVFLSAIGSNLKLNEKLFISWVGPRGIVAAGIASLFGSKLLSKGEPGAEYITPLVFMIVLGTVLLNATTARVFAKLIGVFLNKSEGILILGASKASRLIGNYLHQNDRHVVLIDNNQSNIDKANKLGLEAFSANVYSDSLTDNIELNDIGYLMALTGNSDINKYAINKFQDVFGENGSFRLVDADEMTDPENNPKEGLFSHTDDFIKLMEAARKYPAIHEIDLHDTEHYEGLIEITKADADIVPLFLKNPEGDIQIITADSNDFTDIQKGYKLAYLGKIFPTENHSKEEANNS; encoded by the coding sequence ATGATAGAGCTTGCTGGAATAATAATTTTAGGGATACTTGCGCAATGGGTAGCATGGCGTTTAAAATTACCAGCTATATTACCGTTAATCCTTATTGGGCTATTAGTTGGTCCATTATCAACACTTTATACCGAAGATGGGTCTAAAATTATTGAACCAATATGGAATGGTACAAAAGGGCTTTTCCCAGGAGAAAGTCTTTATTATTTTGTTTCACTTGCCATTAGCATCATATTATTTGAGGGTGGTTTAACACTTAAACGGTCAGAAATAAGCAGTATTGGCCCCGTTATTACAAAATTAATTACCCTAGGGAGCTTAACTACATTTTTTGGGGCAGCAATTGCAGCCTATTTTCTTTTTGGTCTTTCCTGGCAGCTTTGTTTTTTATTTTCTGCCTTGATTATTGTTACTGGGCCTACAGTGATTACGCCTATTTTAAGAAATATACCGCTTAAAAAAGATATTTCGGCAATTCTAAAGTGGGAAGGTATTCTTATAGATCCTATTGGGGCATTAGCCGCAGTATTGGTATACGAGTTTATAAGTGTAGGTGAAGGCCAGGCATATACGATGACCGCACTAATAGAGTTCGCTAAAATATTATTATTTGGCTTTACTTTTGGTTTCACATTTGCACACGGGCTTACTTTTTTAATTAAAAAGAATTTTATACCGCATTATTTATTAAATGTTGTGTCGCTTTCCGTAGTGCTGGGCGTATTTGTAATGTCCGATGTTTTTGCCCATGAATCCGGATTATTGGCTGTCGTGGTTATGGGTATGGTTATGGGGAATACTAATTTGCCAAATATAAAAGAGCTGCTTTATTTTAAAGAATCGCTAAGTATTTTATTGATTTCTATTTTGTTTATTTTACTTGCCGCCAATATCAATATTGCGGACCTAGAATTAATTCTTACGTGGAAAACAATAGCTTTATTTCTCTCAATAGTATTATTGATTAGACCACTTGGTGTTTTTCTTAGCGCAATAGGTTCTAACTTAAAACTTAACGAGAAACTATTCATTAGTTGGGTTGGACCTAGAGGTATCGTTGCGGCGGGTATTGCATCTCTATTTGGGTCTAAGTTATTATCTAAAGGAGAGCCTGGAGCAGAGTACATAACCCCTCTTGTTTTTATGATTGTACTTGGCACCGTACTTTTAAACGCTACCACAGCTAGGGTATTTGCTAAATTAATTGGAGTATTCCTAAACAAATCTGAAGGTATTTTAATATTAGGGGCCTCAAAAGCATCAAGGTTAATAGGTAATTATTTACACCAAAATGATAGGCATGTTGTTTTAATTGACAATAATCAATCTAACATTGATAAGGCAAATAAATTGGGCTTAGAAGCATTTTCAGCCAATGTATATTCCGATAGTTTAACGGATAACATAGAACTTAATGATATAGGATACTTAATGGCCTTAACTGGAAACTCAGACATAAACAAGTATGCTATAAATAAATTTCAAGATGTATTTGGGGAAAATGGCTCATTTAGATTGGTTGATGCAGATGAAATGACTGATCCGGAAAACAACCCCAAAGAGGGCTTGTTTTCGCATACAGATGATTTTATAAAACTTATGGAAGCTGCTAGGAAATATCCGGCTATTCATGAAATTGACCTTCACGATACTGAGCATTACGAGGGTTTAATAGAAATAACAAAGGCAGATGCCGATATTGTTCCTTTATTCTTAAAAAATCCAGAAGGGGATATACAAATTATTACAGCCGACAGCAATGACTTTACCGATATACAAAAAGGCTATAAATTGGCATATTTAGGCAAAATATTTCCTACCGAAAACCATAGTAAAGAAGAGGCCAACAATTCATAA